The Pseudomonas entomophila genome segment GTCGCCTGGGCATGGGGGGCGGGTTCTACGACCGCAGCCTGGCCTATCAGGCGCGCCGCAAGGCCTGGAAGAAGCCCGTGCTACTGGGGCTGGCGCACGAATGCCAGAAGGTGGAGCGGCTGGCCCAGGCAAGCTGGGATGTACCATTGCGCGGGACGGTCTCGGACCGGGGCAGGTACCTGGCGCCGAAATGAACAGGCGCGAAAAAGGGGATCAGCGGTGCTGCTGTTGCGCGGGGTCGACCGGGGCCTGTTGATAGGCGGCGTCCAGCTTGCGCTCCCACAACCCCTGGGCGTAACCGGTGGTGACCACACCCAGACCGAAGATGAAGGCCAGGATCCAGAGCAGGTCCGGTTTACGTTGTTTCATCGATTGCCCCCCTAGGCAATAGTCCATGCTCGGCGGCTTTCTTGATGGCTGCCGGAGCGTCTAGCTTTAAAATCGGCGCATTTTCCGACAACGTGAGTCGACACGCAAACGTTGACGCCAACCGACTGTCGGTTTCATGCAACGAGTTATTTCAAACCCTTTCAGGAGCAGCACCCATGGCCTACTGGCTGATGAAATCCGAACCCGACGAGCTGTCGATCGAAGCCTTGGCGCGCCTGGGCGACGCTCGCTGGGACGGTGTGCGCAATTACCAGGCGCGCAATTTTCTGCGGGCCATGAGCGTAGGCGACGAGTTCCTGTTCTACCACTCCAGCTGCCCACAACCGGGGGTCGCCGGCATCGCCCGGATCACCGCCGCCGCCTATCCCGACCCGACCGCGCTGGACCCTGAAAGCCACTACTTCGACGCCAAGGCCAGCATCGAGAACAACCCGTGGAGCGCGGTGGACGTGGCCCATGTGAAGACGTTCCGCCAGGTGCTCGGCCTGGGCCTGCTCAAGCAGCAGGCCGCATTGGAGGCATTGCCCCTGGTGCAGAAAGGTACCCGCCTGTCGGTCATGCCCGTGACACCCGAACAGTGGGCGGCAATCCTCGCGCTGAACTGAATAGCCGTCTATCGTCAGGGGTTTGACCAATATCAACGCGCCAGGAAGTGCGCCGCGCCAGGATTGAGGCGTGCAAGCCGCAGGATGCAGACCGATGAACCGAATTGCCCCCAGAATCTTCGCTGGCGCCCTGATCGCCCTGCTGCTGGCGGCGGGTGGGCTGGGTTACTGGAAATCCCTCCACGACCGCCTGCCCGAGGGCCTGAGCATGGGCAACGGCCGCCTTGAGTCTACCGAAGTGCAGATCGCCAGCAAGGTTCCCGGCCGCTTGGCCGAGGTGCTGGTCGACGAGGGCGACAAAGTGACCCGTGGCCAACTGCTGGCGCGCATCGACACCCGCACGATGGAAGCCCAGCGCGCCCAGGCCGAGGCTGAAGTGTTGCGCGCCAACGAGAACTACGCCGCCGCCCAGGCCAGTGTGCAACTGCGCCAGAGCGAACTGCTACTGGCCAGCCAGGAGCTCAAGCGGGTGCGCGAAATCTACCAGCGCAAGTTCGCCAGCCAGCAGTTGCTTGACCAGCAGCAAGCCCGCTATGACACCGCCAACGCCGCCGTGGTCGCCGCCCGGGCGCAACTGGCGGCGATAAAGGCCGCCATCGGCGCCGCCGAGGCCCAGGTGGCGCAGCTCACCAGCGAGATCGACGACAGCAGCCTGCGCGCGCCCATCGACGGCATCATCCAGCTGCGCCTGGCCGAGCCCGGCGAAGTGCTCGGCGCCGGCGGCCGGGTCTTGATGCTGATCGACCCCAGCGACCAGTACATGAACCTCTACCTGCCCGCCGCCACCACCGGGCGGCTGACGGTTGGCGACCAGGCACGGATCGTCCTCGACGCCCTGCCGGAGAAGGCCTTGCCAGCCAAGGTAGCGTTCGTCGCGGCGAAGGCGCAGTTCACCCCGAAACAGGTCGAGACCCGCGACGAGCGGCAGAAGCTGGTGTTCCGGGTGAAGCTTCGCCTGAGTGAACCCAGCGCCGTGCCCCAGGCCAAGCCCGGCATGCCCGGCGCCGGTTACGTGCGCACCGCCGACGTGGGCTGGCCGGCCAACCTGCAATGAACGCCGCCCCAGCGCTGCTGGCCGAGGGCATCAGCCACCGCTACGGCGATCTCCAGGCCCTGCGGGGCGTGGCCTTCAGCCTGCCCGCGGGCACCCGCTGCGGCCTGATCGGCCCGGATGGCGCTGGCAAGTCGACGCTGCTCGGGCTGATTGCCGGGGTCAAGCGCCTGCAACAGGGTGAGCTGCAGGTGCTTGGCGGCTCGATTCGCCAGCGCCGCCACCGTAGCGCGCTGTACCCCAAGGTCGCTTTCATGCCCCAGGGCCTGGGCAACAACCTGTACCCGGAGTTGTCGATCCGCGAGAACATCCAGTTCTTCGCCACCCTGTTCGGCCTGGGCCGAGCCGAATGCCGCCAGCGCATGACCAGCCTGTTGCGCGCCACCGACCTGGAACGCTTTGCCGAGCGCCCGGCAGGCAAGCTGTCCGGTGGCATGAAGCAGAAACTCGGTCTGTGCTGCGCATTGATTCACGAACCGGATTTGCTGATCCTCGACGAGCCGACCACCGGCGTCGACCCACTGTCGCGCCGACGCTTCTGGGAGCTGGTGGAGGAGGTCCGCGCCCAACGTCCACAGCTGACCCTGCTGGTGGCCACCGCCTACATGGAAGAGGCCGAGCAGTTCGAGCACTGCCTGATGCTCGATGGCGGGCGCCTGCTGGCAACCGGCCCCAGCCAGGAGCTGGCCGCCGTCACCACCAGCGGCAAGCTGGACGATGCCTTCACCCACTTTCAAGGCGCCGGCCGCGAGCAGCCCGCCCCCCTGCACATTCCGCCCCGCAAGGCCGACGACGGCCCAGTCGCCATCGAGGCCCACGACCTGACCCTGCGCTTCGGCGACTTCACTGCCGTGAACAAGGTCAGCTTCGCCATCGGGCGTGGCGAAATATTTGGTTTCCTTGGTTCCAACGGTTGCGGCAAGACCACCACCATGAAGGTGCTCACCGGCCTGATGCCAGCCAGTGAAGGCAGCGCCAACCTGCTGGGCCGCCCGGTGGACGCCGGCGACCTGGCCACGCGCAAGCGGGTCGGTTTCATGTCCCAGAGCTTTTCCCTGTATGGCGAGCTGAGCGCCCGGCAGAACCTCGAACTGCATGCGCGCCTGTTCGACCTGGCAAAGGCCGACAGCGCCCCACGCATCACCGAGCTGATCGAACGTTTCGACCTCGGCGCCATGGCCGACCACCCCTCCGGCGCCCTGCCCCTGGGCCTGCGCCAGCGCCTGTCGCTGGCCGTGGCGGTGCTGCACCGCCCGGAAGTGCTGATCCTCGACGAGCCGACCTCCGGCGTCGACCCGGCCGCCCGCGACGGCTTCTGGCGCTTGCTGGTCGAGCTGTCCCGTGAACAAGGCGTGACCATCTTCCTCTCAACCCACTTCATGAACGAAGCCCTGCGCTGCGACCGCATCTCGCTGATGCATGCCGGCCGGGTGCTGGCCTGCGACACCCCGCAGGCGCTGCAACGGCAGTTCGGCGGCGACACCCTGGAGGACGCCTTCGTGCACTGCCTCGAACAAGCTCAGGACACACCAGCCCAGGCCCAGGTTGATACAGCCCTGGAACAGGCCGGCACACCTCCACCGCCACTGCGCCAATCCTTCAGCCTGCGCCGTCTGCTGGCGGTGGCCAGCCGCGAGGGCAAGGAGCTGCTGCGCGACAAGGTGCGTCTGGCCTTTGCCCTGCTCGGGGCGCTGTTCATGATGGTGATCTTCGGCTACGGCATTTCGCTGGACGTGGAAAACCTGGCCTTCGCCGTCTACGACCAAGACCAGAGCCCACAAAGCCGTGCCTACCTCGAAGCCTTCCGCGGCTCTCGCTATTTCGCCGAACAGCAGCCCATACGCGATGCCCGCCAGCTGCACCAGCGCCTGCAACGCTCGGAGATCAAGCTGGCCTTGGAGATCCCGCCAGGCTTCGGTCGCGACCTGCACGCCGGCCGCCAGCCGGTGGTAGCGGCCTGGCTCGACGGCGGCATGCCGTTCCGCGCCGAGACCAGCCGCAACTATGTCGAGGCCGTGCACCAGGCCAACCTCGAACAACTCGCCGCCCTCAGCCCGAACCCGGTGTCGCGCCAGCAACCCGTGCGCCTGGAAACGCGCTTTCGCTACAACCAGGATGTGGTTAGCGTCAATGCCATCGGCCCCGGGGTGATGGCGCTGATCCTGGCGTTCATCCCGGCCATGCTCACCGCGCTGGGGATCGTGCGGGAAAAAGAGCTGGGCTCGATCACCAACTTCTACGCCACCCCGCTCACCCGCCTGGAATTCCTGCTCGGCAAGCAGGCCCCCTACCTGGCGGTGAGCCTGGTCAACCTGGCGCTGCTGGTGGCAATGAACCGCTGGCTGTTCGGCGTGCCGCTCAAGGGCAGCCCGCTGGCCCTGGCCTGCGGTGGCCTGGCCTACCTGTTGGCGACCACCAGCCTGGGTCTGTTGATCTCCGCCTTCACCCGCACGCAGATCGCGGCGATCCTCGGCACCATGATCATCACCAGCCTGCCGACCATCCAGTTCTCCGGGCTGATCGTGCCACGCTCGTCGCTGGACGGTTCGGCGGCGCTCATGGGCCAGCTGTTCCCGGCCGGCTACTTCCTCGACATTGCCGTCGGCACCTTCACCAAGGCCCTGGGCCTGCGCGAGCTGTGGCCGCAGTGCTTGACGCTGCTGGGCTTCTTTGCCGCCTTCACCGGCCTGAGCCTGGCCATGCTGAAAAAGCAGGAGGCCTGAGATGAGCCGGCTCACCCATACCTTGCGCCTGGGCCTGAAGGAACTGACCAGCCTGCGCCACGACAGCGTGCTGCTGCTGTTCCTGCTGTACGCCTTCAGCGTGGCGATCTACATGCCTGCCGCAGGCTCGGTGATCGGCGTGCACAACGCCAGCGTGGCGGTGGTCGACGAAGACCGCAGCGCACTGTCGCGCAAGCTCGCCGAATCGCTGCAACCGCCCGAGTTCCAGCCCGCCGTAGCGCTGCCGGCCGACCGCCTGTACCAGGCCATGGACAGCGGCCAGTACACCTTCGTCATCAACGTGCCGGTGAACTTCCAGAGCGACCTGCTGGCCGGGCGCTCGCCGGAACTGCAGGTCAACGTCGATGCCACGGCCATGAGCCAGGCGTTCATGGGCGCCGGCTACATCGGCCGGATCTTCGAGCGCGAACTGCTCGAATACGCCGACCGCAGCGCCACCAGCCCTGCGCTGATCAACCCCAAGGCACTGTTCAACCCCAACCTGGAAGGCGGCTGGTTCCTGGCGGTGATCCAGATCATCAACAACATCACCATTCTCGCCATCGTGCTCACCGGCACCGCGCTGCTGCGTGAGCGCGAACACGGCACCCTCGATCACTTGCTGGTGCTGCCCCTGACGGCACTGGAGATCATGCTGGCGAAGATCGGCAGCAACGCCCTGGTGGTGGTGCTGTGCACCTGGATTTCGCTGGAGGTGGTGGTCAAGGGCGCACTGGGCGTGCCGCTGGCGGGCTCGCTGGGGCTGTTCCTGGGGGTGACCGCGCTGTACCTGTTCGCCAGCACGGCGCTAGGGATCTTCCTCGCCACCTTGGCGCGCTCGACGCCGCAGTTCGGCCTGCTGGCAATCCCGGTGATCATCCCGATGCTGCTGCTCTCGGGGGGCAGCACGCCGCTGGACAGCATGCCGCAGTGGCTGCAGTGGGTCATGCAGGGCTCGCCCTCGACCCACTTCGTCAGCCTGGGTGCGGCAATCCTGTTCCGCGACGCCGGGCTGAACGTGGTGTGGCCAGACATGCTGGCCCTGACCATGATCGGCCTGGTGTTCTTCAGCGTGGCCTTGCTGCGCTTTCGCCGCAGCCTCGCCGCCTGATCACTGCACGATCAGGTTGTTGAACAGCAGGTCCTCGACGATCGGCTTGCCCTCTTCGGACTCCATCACCTGCTGCACCTGCTTCAGGGCTTCCTGGCGCAGTTTTTCCTTGGCTTCGACATTGCTCATGTTGTCCACGCCCTGCTGGGTGAACAGCGCCACCAGCTGGTTGCGAATCAACGGCTCGTGGTGCTTGACCGCGGCGGCGGCGGTATCGCCGGTGACGCGCAGGGCCACATCGGCCTTGTATACCCGCAGCTTCGGGCCACCATCGAGCGCGTAGTTGCCGACGAAGGGCGGGCTCAGGGTGATGTAGGATACTTTCGGCTCCCCTTCCTTGGCTTCCTCGGCCATTGCCGCCGCTGGCAGCATCAGGGCCAGCACCATCAAGATCCACGCTTTCACGAATTCGCTCCTCAATACAGTTGGCGCCAGCTTACCCAGCGCGCCAGCCAAACCCAAGCCCGGGCTTATGCCGGCTCATCAGGGCGGGCCATGCTCGTTGACCGCAGTCACGGCCCTCCTACACTTATCGGCCACCACACGCAAAGGAATAGCCCTGATGAAAGCCTTGTTGTGCAAAGCCTTGGGCCCGGCGCGGGACCTGGTCCTGGAAGAGGTCGCCAGCCCTACGCCGAAGAAGAACGAGATTCTCCTCGACGTGCATGCCGCCGGGGTCAACTTCCCCGACACCCTGATCATCGAGGGCAAGTACCAGTTCCAGCCGCCCCTGCCGTTCTCACCCGGTGGCGAGGCGGCTGGCGTGGTGGCGGCGGTCGGCGAGAAAGCCGGTGCGTTCAAGGTGGGCGACCGGGTCATGGCGCTGACCGGCTGGGGCGCTTTCGCCGAGCAGGTGGCGGTGCCGCACTACAACGTACTGCCGATCCCGGCCGGCATGGACTTCACCACTGCTGCTGCCTTCGGCATGACCTACGGCACGTCGATGCATGCGTTGACCCAGCGCGGCCAGCTCAAGGCCGGCGAGACCTTGCTGGTGCTCGGCGCCTCGGGCGGCGTGGGGCTGGCGGCGGTGGAAATCGGCAAGGCCCTCGGCGCGCGGGTGATCGCTGCGGCCAGCAGCGCCGAGAAACTCGCGGTGGCCAAGGCCGCAGGGGCCGATGAACTGATCAACTACAGCCAGGTCAGCCTGAAGGATGAGATCAAGCGCCTGACGGGTGGCCAGGGCGTGGATGTGGTCTACGACCCGGTCGGTGGCGAGCTTTTCGACCAAGCCGTGCGCGGGTTGGCGTGGAACGGGCGGTTGCTGGTGGTGGGCTTTGCCAGCGGTACGATCCCGCAGTTGCCAGTAAACCTGGCGCTGCTCAAGGGTGCGGCGGTAATCGGGGTGTTCTGGGGGGCGTTCGCCCAGCGTCAGCCGGAGGACAATGCGAGAAACTTCCACCAGCTGTTTGCCTGGCACGCCGAGGGCAAGTTGAAGCCATTGGTGTCGCAGACCTTTCCGTTGGCCGAAGGGGGCGCGGCGATCGAGCGGCTCGCGCAACGTCAGGCGCTGGGCAAGCTGGTGGTGGTGGCCAGGTAGATCTGTTCGTCGGCAAGCCGGCTCCTGCAGCAGGTCGTGCTTGCCGGCAAACCGCTCAGAGCTCACGCAGGTTGTGGCAGCGCCTGAACCGCGCTTCCAGGTTGCGGTCCGGCATCTGGTGGCTGCGCAGGGCGTTGAGGGTCTGCTCCACGTAATCCCGCGTCGTGCCGTAGCGGCCCTTGGCGCTGGCCAGGATCTGGCTCAGCAAGGTGTCTGGCAGATTTCCGGCATAGCAGGGCAAATGCCGCTCCAGCACAAAACCCAGCGCCTGCACCTTGCTGCCATCGCTCAGGCGGCAGCTGAGCCAGTGCGGCCGGTACGCCGGATAGGGCATCTCGCGTTGCCACAGGGCCATCAGCGAGTCCTCTAGGTTGCTATCGTCCAGCCGGTAGGCGAAACCGCTGCAGGAGCCCCCCCGATCCAGGCCGAACACCAGCCCAGGGCATTCAGGGGTGCCACGATGCTCGTGAGACCAGAGATAGAGCCCACGATGATAACCATGCACCCGTGCCCGCTGGCGCTCCACCGAATGACATTCAGGGCGCCAGATCAATGAGCCATAGGCGAACAGCCATACCGGGCCGCCCATGTGCTGTGACAGGGTCACATTCATCGAGTGCTGTAATTGCTCGCGGGTCAACTGTTGCCCGAAGTCGAGCGAGGGAGGGTATGCGACCTGCCAGGATAAACTTTCAAGTGCCGACATAAACTGCCGCCATAATTCCTGTGAACTGCCAGAGTGCCGATTTTACTGTGATACTTACAGTGCCTGTACGGACGTATTCGCGGCAAACCCGCGCCTACAGAGGCCTGCGCAACTCCTGTAGGAGCGGCTTCAGCCGCGAAGGCCCTGCGCCTAACGTAAGACAGAAGGCAGGTTCGGCTCAAGCCCGAACTCAAAGTTTCATTCAGTCGCCCGCCGAACGGAAACTAATGTTTCGAGTATAGCGATAGTTATTAACCGTATCGGCAATAATGCTCGCCATATAATCAAACGAAAAAAGTTGGTTATCAAAAACGGCACACCCTTGCAGTGTGCCGTTTCTCGGTCAACCACGCGGTGCGTAGGCGAACACGTCGGCACGCATGCGGTGAGCATCCATACCGGCCTCGACCAACGCGTCGAGGGTGGCATAGACCATGTTCGGCGAACCGCTGGCGTAGACATGGACCTGGTTCAGGTCGTCGATGTCCTCGCACACAGCCTCGTGCAGCAGGCCACAGCGCCCTTCCCACCCGCACAGGTCGCTGACGACCTTGTGCAGGAACAGATTGGGCAGGCGCTGCCACTCGTCCCAGTGCTCGATCTCGTAGAAATCCTCGGGTCGGCGCACGCCCCAGTACAGGTGCACCGGGTGCTTGAAGCCATTGGCACGGCAATGCTCGACCAGGCTGTGCATCTGGCCCATGCCGGTGCCCGCGGCAATCAGCACCAACGGGCCATCCGGCAGCTCGGCCAGGTGGGCGTCACCGAACGGCAGTTCGATACGCGCGATGCCATTGCGCTGCAATTGCGCGATCAGTTGCACGGCGCTGCTCTCGCGCGCCAGCACATGCAGCTCCAGGTCACGGCCACCGTGAGGTGCCGAGGCCAGGGAGAACGCGGCCTTGTCAGCGCCCTCGCGCTCGATCATCAGGTACTGCCCGGCGTGATAGCGCGGTGGCTTGCCGGCCGGGGCACGCAGGCGCACACGCCAGACGTCGCCACCCACCTCGACGCACTCGCTCACGGTGCAGGCCAGTTTGCGCACCGGTAGCTCGCCCAGGGCCAGCACACCATCCCAGAGCACCACGCAATCCTCCAGAGGCTCGGCAATGCAGGTGAACAGCTCGCCGTGATCACGGACCACGCCGTCCTGGCGCACGCGCCCTTCCACCAGCAACGCGGCACAGACATGGCAGTTGCCATTACGGCAACTGCTCGGGCAGTCGTAACCCAGCCGCCGCGCCGCGTCCAGAATCCTTTCCCCGGGTTCTACCGCCAGTACCGCCCCGGAAGGCTGCAAGGTCACCTGCATCAATCTATTCCCAACTGGTCCCACAGCTCATCGATACGGCGGGTGACGGCCTCGTCCTTGACGATGACCCGGCCCCATTCGCGTGTAGTTTCGCCCGGCCACTTGTGCGTGGCGTCCAGGCCCATCTTGGACCCCAGCCCCGACACCGGCGACGCGAAGTCGAGGTAGTCGATGGGGGTGTTGTCGATCATCACCGTATCACGCTTGGGGTCCATGCGCGTGGTGATGGCCCAGATCACATCGTTCCAGTCGCGGGCATTGATATCGTCGTCGGTGACGATAACGAACTTGGTGTACATGAACTGTCTCAGGAACGACCACACACCCAGCATCACGCGCTTGGCGTGGCCTGGGTACTGCTTCTTCATGGTCACCACCGCCATGCGGTACGAGCACCCCTCCGGGGGCAGGTAGAAGTCGACGATCTCGGGGAACTGTTTTTGCAGGATAGGCACGAACACTTCGTTCAGCGCCACACCGAGGATCGCCGGCTCATCTGGCGGACGGCCGGTGTAGGTGCTGTGGTAGATCGGTTTCTGCCGGTGGGTGATGCGCTCGACAGCGAACACCGGGAAGCTGTCCACCTCGTTGTAATAGCCCGTGTGGTCGCCGTACGGGCCTTCCGGGGCCATTTCGCCCGGGTGAATCACGCCTTCGAGGATGATCTC includes the following:
- a CDS encoding HlyD family secretion protein — translated: MNRIAPRIFAGALIALLLAAGGLGYWKSLHDRLPEGLSMGNGRLESTEVQIASKVPGRLAEVLVDEGDKVTRGQLLARIDTRTMEAQRAQAEAEVLRANENYAAAQASVQLRQSELLLASQELKRVREIYQRKFASQQLLDQQQARYDTANAAVVAARAQLAAIKAAIGAAEAQVAQLTSEIDDSSLRAPIDGIIQLRLAEPGEVLGAGGRVLMLIDPSDQYMNLYLPAATTGRLTVGDQARIVLDALPEKALPAKVAFVAAKAQFTPKQVETRDERQKLVFRVKLRLSEPSAVPQAKPGMPGAGYVRTADVGWPANLQ
- a CDS encoding flagellar basal body-associated protein FliL → MKAWILMVLALMLPAAAMAEEAKEGEPKVSYITLSPPFVGNYALDGGPKLRVYKADVALRVTGDTAAAAVKHHEPLIRNQLVALFTQQGVDNMSNVEAKEKLRQEALKQVQQVMESEEGKPIVEDLLFNNLIVQ
- the rbbA gene encoding ribosome-associated ATPase/putative transporter RbbA, with amino-acid sequence MNAAPALLAEGISHRYGDLQALRGVAFSLPAGTRCGLIGPDGAGKSTLLGLIAGVKRLQQGELQVLGGSIRQRRHRSALYPKVAFMPQGLGNNLYPELSIRENIQFFATLFGLGRAECRQRMTSLLRATDLERFAERPAGKLSGGMKQKLGLCCALIHEPDLLILDEPTTGVDPLSRRRFWELVEEVRAQRPQLTLLVATAYMEEAEQFEHCLMLDGGRLLATGPSQELAAVTTSGKLDDAFTHFQGAGREQPAPLHIPPRKADDGPVAIEAHDLTLRFGDFTAVNKVSFAIGRGEIFGFLGSNGCGKTTTMKVLTGLMPASEGSANLLGRPVDAGDLATRKRVGFMSQSFSLYGELSARQNLELHARLFDLAKADSAPRITELIERFDLGAMADHPSGALPLGLRQRLSLAVAVLHRPEVLILDEPTSGVDPAARDGFWRLLVELSREQGVTIFLSTHFMNEALRCDRISLMHAGRVLACDTPQALQRQFGGDTLEDAFVHCLEQAQDTPAQAQVDTALEQAGTPPPPLRQSFSLRRLLAVASREGKELLRDKVRLAFALLGALFMMVIFGYGISLDVENLAFAVYDQDQSPQSRAYLEAFRGSRYFAEQQPIRDARQLHQRLQRSEIKLALEIPPGFGRDLHAGRQPVVAAWLDGGMPFRAETSRNYVEAVHQANLEQLAALSPNPVSRQQPVRLETRFRYNQDVVSVNAIGPGVMALILAFIPAMLTALGIVREKELGSITNFYATPLTRLEFLLGKQAPYLAVSLVNLALLVAMNRWLFGVPLKGSPLALACGGLAYLLATTSLGLLISAFTRTQIAAILGTMIITSLPTIQFSGLIVPRSSLDGSAALMGQLFPAGYFLDIAVGTFTKALGLRELWPQCLTLLGFFAAFTGLSLAMLKKQEA
- a CDS encoding EVE domain-containing protein, with amino-acid sequence MAYWLMKSEPDELSIEALARLGDARWDGVRNYQARNFLRAMSVGDEFLFYHSSCPQPGVAGIARITAAAYPDPTALDPESHYFDAKASIENNPWSAVDVAHVKTFRQVLGLGLLKQQAALEALPLVQKGTRLSVMPVTPEQWAAILALN
- a CDS encoding gamma-glutamylcyclotransferase, giving the protein MSALESLSWQVAYPPSLDFGQQLTREQLQHSMNVTLSQHMGGPVWLFAYGSLIWRPECHSVERQRARVHGYHRGLYLWSHEHRGTPECPGLVFGLDRGGSCSGFAYRLDDSNLEDSLMALWQREMPYPAYRPHWLSCRLSDGSKVQALGFVLERHLPCYAGNLPDTLLSQILASAKGRYGTTRDYVEQTLNALRSHQMPDRNLEARFRRCHNLREL
- a CDS encoding CDP-6-deoxy-delta-3,4-glucoseen reductase, with protein sequence MQVTLQPSGAVLAVEPGERILDAARRLGYDCPSSCRNGNCHVCAALLVEGRVRQDGVVRDHGELFTCIAEPLEDCVVLWDGVLALGELPVRKLACTVSECVEVGGDVWRVRLRAPAGKPPRYHAGQYLMIEREGADKAAFSLASAPHGGRDLELHVLARESSAVQLIAQLQRNGIARIELPFGDAHLAELPDGPLVLIAAGTGMGQMHSLVEHCRANGFKHPVHLYWGVRRPEDFYEIEHWDEWQRLPNLFLHKVVSDLCGWEGRCGLLHEAVCEDIDDLNQVHVYASGSPNMVYATLDALVEAGMDAHRMRADVFAYAPRG
- a CDS encoding ABC transporter permease, translating into MSRLTHTLRLGLKELTSLRHDSVLLLFLLYAFSVAIYMPAAGSVIGVHNASVAVVDEDRSALSRKLAESLQPPEFQPAVALPADRLYQAMDSGQYTFVINVPVNFQSDLLAGRSPELQVNVDATAMSQAFMGAGYIGRIFERELLEYADRSATSPALINPKALFNPNLEGGWFLAVIQIINNITILAIVLTGTALLREREHGTLDHLLVLPLTALEIMLAKIGSNALVVVLCTWISLEVVVKGALGVPLAGSLGLFLGVTALYLFASTALGIFLATLARSTPQFGLLAIPVIIPMLLLSGGSTPLDSMPQWLQWVMQGSPSTHFVSLGAAILFRDAGLNVVWPDMLALTMIGLVFFSVALLRFRRSLAA
- a CDS encoding NADPH:quinone oxidoreductase family protein; the protein is MKALLCKALGPARDLVLEEVASPTPKKNEILLDVHAAGVNFPDTLIIEGKYQFQPPLPFSPGGEAAGVVAAVGEKAGAFKVGDRVMALTGWGAFAEQVAVPHYNVLPIPAGMDFTTAAAFGMTYGTSMHALTQRGQLKAGETLLVLGASGGVGLAAVEIGKALGARVIAAASSAEKLAVAKAAGADELINYSQVSLKDEIKRLTGGQGVDVVYDPVGGELFDQAVRGLAWNGRLLVVGFASGTIPQLPVNLALLKGAAVIGVFWGAFAQRQPEDNARNFHQLFAWHAEGKLKPLVSQTFPLAEGGAAIERLAQRQALGKLVVVAR